The Dehalococcoidia bacterium DNA segment TATAGGCCATCGGTGGGAAGGGTGGGACGGCTGAAGGGGTAGTGGAACTGGGCGTAGGGCATAGCCCCCGAGTCAAACCAGCAGTCCAATACCTCGGGGACACGGGTCATGGTGCCCCCGCACTGGGGACAGCGCAAGCGGAAGCGGTCCACATAGGGGCGATGCAGGTCAAGGTCGGGGGCGTCCAGCAGAGGAAGGGTGTCGGGGGTGGCGTGCGCCCGCACCTCCGCTAGCGAGCCCATGACCATCCAGTGGGGACAGTCCCCACAGCGCCACACGGGCAAGGGTGTCCCCCAGTAGCGCTCCCGCGACAGGGCCCAGTCCACATTGTTGCGGAGCCACTCCCCGAACCGCCCGTCGCGGATGTGCTCGGGGTGCCAGGAAATCTCCTGGTTGCGCCGCAACAGCAGGTCTTTGACGGCGGTGGTGCGCAGGTACCACGAGGGCTTGGCGTAGTACAGGAGCGGGGTGTCGCACCGCCAGCAGAAGGGATAGGTGTGGCGATAGATGGCGTGGCGATACAGCAGCCCCCGACGGGTCAGGTCTTGGATGATAAGGGGATCCGCCTCCTTCACAAACCGCCCGGCGAAGGGGTACGCCCCCTGCACCACCCCTTGCAGGTCTACCTGCTGGACGAAGTACAACCCCTCGGCCTTGCCCACCTCATAGTCCTCGGCACCGAAGGCGGGGGCGATGTGCACCACCCCCGTCCCCTCTGCCAGGCTGACGAAATCGGCGGTGATGACGGGGTACGTGCCCTCAAAGGCCTCCTTGGGCACCTCCTGAATGGACCCATCGGATGTCAGGCGGAGGAGCACATCCTTGCGCGAGGCGCGGTAGGCGGTGGCCTTATCGGTGGCCTCGTACTGGAAGGGGTCATACAAAGGATAGTAGCGCAGACCCCGCAAGGTGTGCCCCGCAAAGGTCTTCACAATGCGGTAGGGCCTCTGCAGGGCCTGGGAGGCCAGGTCTGCGGCCAGGATCAGGCGCCCAGGATAGCCCTCCACCTCTACCAGAGCATAAGTGGCCTCGGGATGCACCGCCACAGCGGTATTGCCGGGGAGCGTCCAGGGTGTGGTCGTCCAGGCCACAATGAAAGTGGGCTGGGCCAGGTCGCCCACCAGGGCGCGGGTCTGGGGGGTGTCGGCCAGGGGGAACTGCACATACACCGATGGATCTGGCGTATCCTCCCTGTAGCCCAAAGCCACCTCGTGGGATGACAGGCTGGTAACACAGCGGGGGCAGTGGGGTGTGGACTTGATCCCCTGGTACAGGAGCCCCGCGTCTGCGAAGGTCTTCAGGAGCCACCAACAGGTCTCTATGTACTCGTTGGTAAGGGTGATGTAGGCGTTGGACATATCAATCCAGAAGGCGATGCGCTCGGTCAGGGCCTCCCACTCCTTCACGTAGCGGAACACCGACTCCCGACAGCGGGCGTTGAAGCGGTCGATGCCGTAGGCCTCAATCTGGGACTTGGAGGTGAGTTTCAGTTCCTTCTCCACCTCCAGTTCCACAGGGAGGCCGTGGGTATCCCATCCCCCTTTGCGGAACGGGCGATAGCCCCGCATGGTCTTATAGCGGGGGAACAGGTCTTTGAAGATGCGGGCCAACACGTGGTGCACGCCGGGGGAGCCGTTAGCGGTGGGGGGGCCTTCGTAGAGCACATACAGAGGGGCGTTGCGGCGCGCCTCGTCCACTTGGCGGAGCATATCCTGCTCCCGCCACCACGCCAGGATACGCTCCTCCAGGTGCGGGAAGTGCACCTTGCTGGAGACCCGTTGGAAGCCCATAGGTTCCCTCCCCAACTGCCGAACAGAAAGCCCGCCCCCGAAGGGACGGGCGCTGGTTCCCGCGGTACCACCCTTCTTCCCCTGGGGATGCCAGGGGCATCTCGGCGGGGTGCACACGCACCCCCTGCCCTGCTAACGGGGGGCATCCGTCCGCGCCTACTGGGGCCATAGGCCCGTTGGGGCGGCGGCTCTGGAGGGATACCCCCGCCGGGGGCACGCATCCCCTTGCACCGCACGGGACTCGCTGGGCGGCCCGCCCCGCGGGAGCGTGTCTCCGTCGTCGCCTTTGGGATTCAGGGTAAAAACACCGCCCCCACCCGTCAAGGGGCCGACGGGTCCCCCCTGCCTACACGGAGTGAGGGGGTGGGTTCTGCCCACTGGGGGCAGGAGCCGAGTCGGCCCCGCCCCCCAAAGCGTGGGCCGTCTCCGGCTGGCGGACGGTCTGCACCGCCAACGGCACCAAACGCACCGCATCCCGCAGACGCGCCGGCTCCGCCAGCATCAGCACCACCGACGCCGCCAGGTAGATGAAGATGTAAATGAAACGGGCCGTGGTGCTGGTGAAGCCCAACTGGGTAGCCCACAGCACAAACAGCAGCAACGCCCCCCACGCCGTCATATTCAGCCGCACCAGCACCGCCACCGCCAACAGGGACTGGGCAGCGGTGAGCCAAATCTCCTCGGCCTGCCGGGCATCCAAGGGCAGGTTCAGCAGGCTTCCCGCACTGATGCTATAGGCGAAGGGCAAAGTGCCCACCAACAGCGTCCATTGGTTGACCTTGGACGACACCAGCACCATCATCCCCGCCACCGCATCCCCCCGAATGGTCAGGAGCGCCGCCACGAGAATTTCCCCCGACTCTGAGGCCAGGGGGGCGATCCACTGCACCATAATGAACTCGCTGACCCCCAGTTGACGCCCCACCTCCAGCAAACCCTCGGCAAACGGCTCGGCCGAGGAGAGGATCATCGCCGCCGAGAACAGGAAAATGCCCACAATGGCCACACGCCGGCGCCCTGTGGGAAGGCTGGCGATGGCCTTAGCAGGGCCCATGAGCTCCGGCTCCCGGCGGGGCAGGCGCGAGGTCAAATACAGGTAGAAGGCGAACATCCCCACCAACACCAACCCATCCCACCAGGCGATGCTCCGCTTCACAGGGATGGTAAAGGCATACAGAGTGGCCGCCAGCATGGCCAACAGCTCCAACGAGACGCCCCGCTCCAAACGCAAGGGCTGGCGCGCCTGCAACCACCATAAAAAGGCCACCAACGGCCACGCCATCCCCACCAGCAAGCGGTTGGCCCCTGTCATGTTGGCAGTGGCGTAGTGCACATAGGTCATCTCCTCAAAGGGGACGCCCGCACGCGCCTCCTGCCCCGCCTGCCAAGCGAAGTAGAGGTCCACAGCGTATTCCGGAAGCACGGCGATCAAAGCCACTGCGGCCAACGCTAACGCCGCGGAGACCTCCCGCTCCGCCACCTCCGCTGCCCAGGAGAGGAGGAACGCCGCCGCCACCACCCCCATCCCAAAAATAATGGCCTCCAACTCGGGGGCCAGGTGGTCGATCCCCGTGGCCTTGATCACCGCCCCCACCCCCGGGAGGCTCTGCACCACCTCAAAGCCGGCGAGACGAACAACGAGCGGGGGAATACAAATGGCCACGAAGGCCCCGAGAATCGCCCAGTAACGGCCGATGGCGGGCCTCCTTTGCGGCTCAGGACACCCGCAAAATCCGATAACGGGTAATGCCTTTGGGGACGCGCACCTCTACTTCGTCCCCCTCGTAGTGGTCCAGCAAGGCCTTCCCCACCGGCGACTCGATGGAGATGCGCCCCGCCCACGCACTACTTTCCCGTGGGTCAACCAGGGTGTACGTAACCTCTTTCCCAGTATCCATATCGCGCAGAGCCACGGTGCACCCGGGGGCTATCTTCCGCCTCTCCTGAGTGGCAGTGGCCACCGCCATCACTTGCGCCTGCCGCAGCACCCCCTCCAGCTCTTGGATACGGCTGACCACCCACGCCAAGCGCTCCCGCGCCGCAGCCAAGGGGGCATTCTCCCGCACATCCTTATCGGCGGCGGCGCGCCGCACCTCCTCCGCCAACGCCACCCGCTCCTTATGTAAAGTGTCCAGCTCCGCCTGGATTCGCTGCATCCCCTCGGCGGTCAACTGGACGGGGGGTGCGGCGGATTCTGGGGCAGGCACAGGGCGGACGCGCCGGGAGGGACGGGGAAGGCGGAAGTGCTTCCCCAAGTTGTCGGTGGTGAGACCCTGCCGTTTGAGGTAAGCCAGGAAGTCCTTGATGGCTTTCCCCCGCCGCTCGTCGTCGTTGGGGGCAAACCCCTGGGCAAAGTTGGCAAGCTCCTGCGGGGAGAGAGCGGCCAGGGTGCTGTCGCTCCCAAACCAGCGCAACAGGCGTCCCAATTCCTGTTGGGCGAAGGACTGCTCCTCAGGGGGGAGACTGCGGAGATACTGGGCAATGACCTGTGCCAGCCTGGGTTGTGGCTGCATAGGACGCTACTCCCAGCCCTCTATGATAGAACGAGAGCGGGGGCTATGTCAATGCGGGAAGTGAAGACGCCCAGGCCCTGCCGGTGTTGCGCTGTGAGGAGCGTCCCCGCTCCGCCGACCAAAACTGCTGGCAAAGGCGCCAGAAAACGCCGAAGGGGGCCGCACCGGTGCGGTCCCCTTCGGGGAGAAAGGATTCCCGCCTAGCGGGACGGGCCACGCATGAGGCTGAAGCAGTCCGAGCAGTACACGGGGCGACCACTGCGGGGCTGAAAGGGCACCTGTGCGGGTTGGCCACACCGGGCACACACGGTGCTGTAGGACGGACGTGCGCTGACCCCGCCGTTGCGGACGCGCCGCGCGGCGCGACAGGTGGGACAGCGCTTGGGCTCGTTCTGGTAGCCCTTAGAGGCGTAAAACTCCTGTTCACCTGCGCTGAAGGTGAAGGGAGCGCCGCACTCCACGCATGTCAGGGTTCGGTCGGAATACGCCACAGGTAACCTCCTCACGATGGGGCTTGGCCGGGGGAGGTCACCTGGGCCATAGGGGGCTGGGTAGACCTCTCGTGCCAGCACGTGTTAGGGTAACACACCCCCTCCCGTGATGCAAGGGGACGGTCCGCCTTGCGCCTCATCCGCTCGCACCGTATGCTAGAGAGGGTGCCCCCGGAGGGGTGGCTGAGCGGCTGAAGGCAGCGGTCTTGAAAACCGCATCCCTGCTGCAGGGCAGGGACGTGGGTTCGAATCCCACCCCCTCCGCCACTAGTCAAACACTAACACCGTCCGCGCCACCTCCCCCGCCTTCATGGCGCGGAAGGCCTCGTTCACATCCGCCAGGCGCCCCCGCCGGGTAATCATCTCGTCCAGGCGCAGGCGTCCCTGGCGATAGAACTCAATGTATCTGGGGATGTCCACCCGGAAACGGTTGGAGCCCATACTGCTCCCCTGAATCTTGCGCTCCCGCAGGAACTGCCGCCCCTCCAGTTCCACCTTCTGCCCGACGGGTATCATACCGATGATGGTGGCAGTTCCCCCGGGGGCAAGGCAGTTGAAAGCCTGCTCGGCCGTAACCTTTAGTCCGATAGCCTCAAAAGAGTAGTCCACACCCCCGCCCGTCATCTCCACGATGGCCTGCACGGGATCGCGGGTAGAGGCATCCACCACATCGGTGGCGCCCAGTTCCAGGGCCATGCCCAGTTTGCGCTCCACCGTGTCCACGGCGATGATACGCCGCGCCCCCGCAATGCGTGCCCCCTGCACCACCGCCAAGCCCACACCCCCCAACCCGAACACCGCCACTGTGGAACCCGGCTCCACCCGCGCCGTGTTGAGCACCGCCCCCACACCCGTAATCACCCCACACCCCAACAAGGCCATGCGGTCTAGGGGCAAAGACGGGTCAATCTTCACCACCGTGTTCTCGTGCAGGAGCATCTTCTCGGCGTAACTGGCGATGAGGGCAAACTGGGTCACAGGGGTGCCGTTGGGAAGGCGCAAACGGGGCGGGTCGGTGGGGGCACGGTTGGGACGCTGCAGACATAGATTGGGATGCCCCGTCAAGCACTTCTCACATTGCCCACAGAACACCGACAGACACGCAATCACGTGGTCGCCCGGGCGCACATAGGTAACCTGCTCCCCCACCGCCTCCACAATGCCCGCCGCCTCGTGCCCCAACACGGCCGGAGTCTGCAGGGGATACAGCCCCTCCACAAAGTGCAGGTCGCTGTGGCATACCCCTGTGGCCACCGTGCGCACCAGCACCTCGTGGGGCATGGGGCGGTCTATCTCCACCTCCTGGATGGACAAGGGCTTATGGGGGCTGTGCATCACCGCTGCCTTCATAACCCTCCTCCTGTGTGTCCCCATTATACCGCCCCCGCCCAACGGGGGCATCACGGCATGCTATACTGGCTCCCAGACGCCCCTATAGTAGAGGACAAGGGTGTTTTACGGAGCGCAGACGCCGTGAAACTGCACGAATACCAAGCCAAAGCCCTCCTCGCCCAGTACGGCATCCCCATCCCGAAAGGGGAGGTGGCCTCCACCCCCCAGGAGGCCGAGAGCATCGCCCGCCGCTTGGGGGGGCGCATCGTGGTCAAGGCCCAGGTGCACGCCGGGGGACGGGGCAAGGCCGGGGGCATTCGCCTGGTGGACACCCCCGCCCAGGCACGGGAGGCAGCCGCCGCCCTGCTGGGGCGCACCCTGGTTACCTACCAAACGGGGCCGGAGGGGGTGCCTGTGCGCAAGGTCCTGGTGGCC contains these protein-coding regions:
- the ileS gene encoding isoleucine--tRNA ligase produces the protein MGFQRVSSKVHFPHLEERILAWWREQDMLRQVDEARRNAPLYVLYEGPPTANGSPGVHHVLARIFKDLFPRYKTMRGYRPFRKGGWDTHGLPVELEVEKELKLTSKSQIEAYGIDRFNARCRESVFRYVKEWEALTERIAFWIDMSNAYITLTNEYIETCWWLLKTFADAGLLYQGIKSTPHCPRCVTSLSSHEVALGYREDTPDPSVYVQFPLADTPQTRALVGDLAQPTFIVAWTTTPWTLPGNTAVAVHPEATYALVEVEGYPGRLILAADLASQALQRPYRIVKTFAGHTLRGLRYYPLYDPFQYEATDKATAYRASRKDVLLRLTSDGSIQEVPKEAFEGTYPVITADFVSLAEGTGVVHIAPAFGAEDYEVGKAEGLYFVQQVDLQGVVQGAYPFAGRFVKEADPLIIQDLTRRGLLYRHAIYRHTYPFCWRCDTPLLYYAKPSWYLRTTAVKDLLLRRNQEISWHPEHIRDGRFGEWLRNNVDWALSRERYWGTPLPVWRCGDCPHWMVMGSLAEVRAHATPDTLPLLDAPDLDLHRPYVDRFRLRCPQCGGTMTRVPEVLDCWFDSGAMPYAQFHYPFSRPTLPTDGLYPADYICEAVDQTRGWFYSLHAIACLLEYASKGQFTAPCYRHVICLGLVLDEKGEKMSKSRGNVVNPWSVINQHGADATRWYLFTATPPGSDRRFSVALVGEAVRRFLLILWNTYNFFTTYAVLDGFDPTKHPNPGPRTVLDRWLLAELHALVEEVTQSLEAYDPTTAARRLEAFVDLLSTWYVRRNRRRFWKTQSDTDKLAAFHTLYTCLETLTRLLAPFTPFVAEAMYQNLVRSVDPTAPLSVHLASWPTPHPAWRNPELQRATKVAMTVVRLGRAARSKAGIRVRMPLEALLVKLPSAEEASALHLLADEVQEELNVKRLEVVGQEEAFVTWTARVRRDLLGATFGARAEGAAQALARLPEAQVVEAARAGRFITAEGFTIPPEAIDVVPQDKPGFSAVVEGGYGVAVTTTLTPALRQEGLARELVHRLQDLRRRAGLEVDDRIHLWVEAPPAFRPVLEGWRDYIAGETLALQLEEGPPPPDTTTAEATLDGVTVRMGLRKAAEGTAPSA
- a CDS encoding transcription elongation factor GreA, with protein sequence MQPQPRLAQVIAQYLRSLPPEEQSFAQQELGRLLRWFGSDSTLAALSPQELANFAQGFAPNDDERRGKAIKDFLAYLKRQGLTTDNLGKHFRLPRPSRRVRPVPAPESAAPPVQLTAEGMQRIQAELDTLHKERVALAEEVRRAAADKDVRENAPLAAARERLAWVVSRIQELEGVLRQAQVMAVATATQERRKIAPGCTVALRDMDTGKEVTYTLVDPRESSAWAGRISIESPVGKALLDHYEGDEVEVRVPKGITRYRILRVS
- a CDS encoding zinc-ribbon domain containing protein; its protein translation is MAYSDRTLTCVECGAPFTFSAGEQEFYASKGYQNEPKRCPTCRAARRVRNGGVSARPSYSTVCARCGQPAQVPFQPRSGRPVYCSDCFSLMRGPSR
- a CDS encoding Zn-dependent alcohol dehydrogenase yields the protein MKAAVMHSPHKPLSIQEVEIDRPMPHEVLVRTVATGVCHSDLHFVEGLYPLQTPAVLGHEAAGIVEAVGEQVTYVRPGDHVIACLSVFCGQCEKCLTGHPNLCLQRPNRAPTDPPRLRLPNGTPVTQFALIASYAEKMLLHENTVVKIDPSLPLDRMALLGCGVITGVGAVLNTARVEPGSTVAVFGLGGVGLAVVQGARIAGARRIIAVDTVERKLGMALELGATDVVDASTRDPVQAIVEMTGGGVDYSFEAIGLKVTAEQAFNCLAPGGTATIIGMIPVGQKVELEGRQFLRERKIQGSSMGSNRFRVDIPRYIEFYRQGRLRLDEMITRRGRLADVNEAFRAMKAGEVARTVLVFD